The stretch of DNA ATAAACAGTGAATTCTCAAGAAGCAAAGATAAATCGAGGGTCCTACATATTCTAGATCTATCCAAACGGTGCCTGGAATTATAAGATCGAGCTATgccataatttttattttcatttttaatcaagtatgtCCCTGTCTAGCCTCTCCTAACTTTGCACAAACCCAATGACTCCTACACCCTTTAATtgcttctttttctatttttttcccgAGAAAATCcccctcttctttctttctccgaGGAAAAATCAGGATATCAGAATGTGGAACCCTTTACACGTTTTAGATCTGGCGCAACATTTGGTCACTTTCCTGtgggaaaacaaaaaaaagatatCACAAGAAAACTATCAGTTCTGATTGTAGTCTTGAGGATAATAATGTCTGCTACTGTGTGCATAGATTATTGGTGATGATTAAAGAATAACAGGGAAGGAATAGGGAAGCCAACCTGGTCAGGCCTGAGGAGCACAACATCTCCCAAGACGATAACGGTGCCGGACTCATCCAGAATCTTCGCGAACTCCAACCCCTGCGCAGGATTGGGGCAACCTTCAGAGCAGATCTGGACGAAATCTGCGTACGATATGTGGTCCTCCTTGATCTGCGAGAGCTTAGACTTCACCATTTCCAGTTGCGAAATCCTCAGGAGCTTCCTCGCATCCAGCACCGTCAACTTATCCTCCGGCGGACTCACCGGAGGCGGAATCAATCCGTCCAACCGAATCCGATCTCTGGAAATGTCCATGCCTCTCAATTTCTGCAACAGCTTCTCTCCCCTAGACAGCGTCCAGCGCGCCTCCGCCGAAGCCGACTGGTAAATCGGTCGCCACTGCAGAAACCGACGGAGCACCCCGTCATCTCCTGGATCCGGATCGACTTTGGCCGGACTCCGGCGTCCAACAGACGATGCCAGCGAAATGCGGCAATCCAGTAGGGTTGTGGTTGATTTGGTCGAAATGTTGAACAAGCGGTAAGCTAGGTTTCTCCTGAACGCCATTGATAAATTCAAATCAAGCtctctagagagagaaaccAGAAAAACTAGAGAGCAAAGGAGGCAAAAAGCGGTGGGGGGCGGTGACGATTTGAAAGCTCGTACGTTTCTCCTGTTTTGCACGACCGAGAAAACGTAGAGCCTTAGCCTGCCTATTTATATCAAACTGGTAggtcttaaaaaaaaaaaacaaaaaacgtACTACTACGAAATAATAAGTAATTTATCGCGATAATTCGGGAAAGGAAACAGCGAATATTCTTGGCACAACAGCGTATATTATTTCTAAATCCAGGGGGAACATCTCGTGTCGTGAGTAGAAACCAAAGGTGTGAAGTCGATCACGAGAACGAGGATCAAAGGGCCATCATAATCACCGGACACGTGGTTGGTTGAGATGAGAAGGCCATCTCACCGCTTGATCGTTCGATATTTTTAAACAGGGGTGACTGGTTAGGCTGATCTAGACAGTAACATAACAATCTCCCACGGGATGGACGGTGACGTGTCCTTGGTTGGTGGAGTCAGCGCAGACGGGTCGCCACATATGGTTTTGCCAATAAATTCGAGGTTTTTGGGGGGCAATAAAGATTGTTCTGAGTTGAGCTCAAGGGATGGGATGGGAGGGCGATCGTCGTTTGCTGTGTGTGTTGGTCAAAGCAGCAATAGTTGCGGGTCGGGTAAGGAATTCCGGGTACGCTAAGCTAACGGCGTCAAATTGCTGCGTATCCAAGCACCAATCTGGCCTGGCCCCCATCTTTTATTATTCCCTGAAGTGCCTCACACGTCATCTCTTAATTACCGAAATCCCGCCAGGATTTTGGAGGATTCACATCCGAGTcagcagatatatatatatatatatatgtgtgtatgccAACTAAATCACAAAACATTTAATAGCTTTCCAcgtttaatattaattattattattattattattattattactattctAGCTTATAATTCTGTCTGTGATGTTATCCACTGCTGGTCTTAAgaccggataaaggaggagggttgtgttaagTAGCCGACAGctaacgtaaaacttagtcagatccaaaacatgaattctagacaaattatgaaaaaacgtttgggcgtgggcataacccttcatagcgacgcgttACACTGCTCGcatgtagtgtcaagtgagatagggccgctgcatcggcgctcggatgtagtgacaaatgagtaagggttcccgcatttgcttggacagatgtaggtaaagaagttagtccaacatcaaaatcaaaaccaaaaacaaaatcaaaatcaaaaccaaaaccaaaaataaaataaaaaagaaaatcaaattcaaagtcaaagccaaaaacaaaatgatagattaaggattgggtcatggaacataggaacattaacaggcaaagctatggaagtgatagatgtgatgattaggagaaagattaatattatgtgcctttaagagacgagatgggtagggaaaaaagcaaaaattttgtcagaaaatggatataaaatatggcaTACAGGAAATGATCgcgcaaaaaatggagtggggatcattatggataaaagcttagtagatgaggtagtggatgtaaagagaataggggataggattattatggtgaaggttattctaggaagaatgactatgaatatctttagtacatatgcaccacaagtggggttaggtgaggagataaaagcaaaattctgggaggacctagaaggactcatacaaatgataccaagaggagagagagtgattataggaggtgacttaaatggtcacgtgggtagagacggaaatgGCTATAGAGaagtacatggagggtatggattcggggaaattaataatgagggtaagtctattctaaattttgcaatggcatatgggctcatcataaccaatactaggttcaaaaaacgggacaaatacttaatcacatataaaaatgtcacatcaaacacccaaatagattacttcctcatgagacaagaggaccgggtatgttgtagggattgtaaagTGATActgggagagtgtttgactactcaacatagacttctagtacttgacgtccaagtaagaaattggaagagaaaaaatcacataaaacaaaatccaagaatcaagtgatgggatttaaaaggggagaaacaactaatcttcaaagaaaaattaaggggaagaagagaatggaatggagaaggacagacaaaccaaatgtggagagaaatgactaatgccctgagaaacacagcaaaggtagtgcttggagagacaaatggtagagcccttAACCTTAAGAAGtcttagtggtggaatgaagaagtgcaattgaaaattaaaaataagaaaaattgctataaggctgtatatcagtgcaacaatgaagaaaatcaaaaaaattataaagaatcaaaaaaggcagcaaaaaaagctgttagtgaagcaaggtcaaaagcatacgagaatctatataaacgacttgatacaaaagatggagaaagggatatatataaattagctaaagcaagagaaagaaaaacaagggatttaaatcaagtgaagtgcataaaagatgaaaatcaaaatgtatcagtgaatgagggagtgattaaggagagatggaatgagtatttcacaaaattattcaatgatgatggcgacacaagagttaggttgtgacatcttagtaactccgaaggaaatgtgagctatacattttatcgacgcataagtccaaatgaaataaggcaagcattaaaaaagatgaaaaatcataaggcggtggtaccggataatataccaataaaagtatggaaatgcatgggagaagagggtatcttctggctaacgaaattatttaacgcgattcttaaattaaaaaagatgccagataagtggaggaagagtactttggtccctatatataagaacaaatgagatgttcaaaactgtgaaaattacagaggaattaagttaatgagccataccatgaaactctgggagagagtaatagagcagaggctcagaaaagaaacagatgtcttagaaaatcagtttggtttcatgcccgataggttaacaatggaagctatatacctattgaggcgcctaatggaaaggtatcgggatcatcagaaggacctacatatggtatttatagatctagaaaaggtctatgatagggtccctagagaagtattatggagggttttagagaataaAGAAGTCccaatagcctatatacaagcccttaaggacatgtatcatggtgtagagacaagggtcagaatatgcggaggggatactgaactgtttaaaattacaataggattgcatcaaggttctgcactaaatccatacttatttgctttagtaatagatgaactcactaaagatattcagacagaggtgccatggtgtatgctatttgcagacgacatagtgttggtggatgaaacaaaagaaggagtgaacactaagcttgagttatggagaaacaatttagaatctaagggatttaaattaagcagaaagaaaacagaatatatggaatgtaaatttagtaagaatgcaagagtagagatgttataataaaattggaagaccaaattttacaaagaaaataccattttcgatatttgggatcagtaattcaaaaagatggagaaattcacgagaatgtcacatatagaattaaggcaagttggctaaaatggagaaatgcatcgggggtgttatgtgatgataaaattccattaaaattgaaagaaaaattctataggacagctataagaccagttttgttgtacagCTCAGAATGttaggcagtcaaataccaacatgagcaaaataCGAGTGTAGCAAAGATggggatgttaagatggatgtgcggccatacaagaaaagataaaattagaaataaagttatttgtaataagataagagtagtgccaatagaggaaaagatgagagagactcgactaagatgatttggtcatgtgagaagagaccaagagacgctcctgtgaggagagttgatgaaatggaacaattaatcaaaaaaagaggtagaggcagacttAAGAAGACTTtaagggagacattaaagtttgatatgaagtgtatggatcttaatgaagatatgacaaaagatagaaatacatgaagtttagaattcatgtagctgaccccacatagtgggataaaggctggatatgttgttgttgttgtactaTTCTAGCTTATCTTTGTTTATGTTGCATACATGTAGCattccaaaaatttggagacaagtaaaaataattaatttggatgtttgtggatattttagaatatttgaagatttttgaaaaaaatatttatttatgatattttaaagaaataggaaattaaggtgattaattaaattaagtgaaagtagttatgaaaataataaaataaaatatagtaataataataataatagtaataataaaaaagtaaatcaaattaacttaaattaaattaattacttaatatatatatatatttatatgtgtgtatgcatgGGGTGGCCTTGTCTTGGCCATGTCTTTTTATGGCTTTAATGCCATTGAGTTGTGTGCAAATGGGATAAGCTTGGGCAGCAAGCTGGGAGGAGCAGTGCGCGGGgaagaacaaaagaagaagaagaagaaaaagaagaagaaaggaaagaagaaagggaggagaagaaggaaagaagggcGAAGAAGCAACGTGCAGGGAGCAGTGGTTGcgggaaggaggagaagaaaggaagaagaagaagaaaaggaaggaaagagaggaaggaaaaggaaataaggaaaaataaaaggattttagaattttttggcatagaaagtgatcaggtacgtgagtaaaaattagtagaagcgtgatatatgtaaattataaattttgcgcgattagaaataattaatttaagttccggttgtgttatttgttagaaaatgatttaattcgcatcgggagcacaagagaggctgaaagcatctattttcaggcaagctcctaaccctctcttcgcgttatttatttcccttgaaagtctttgaggtttcttctactctaaaccctccctcaccgaGACTCGATTCTactcataaataataataatccgcgtagtaactattttatgacttttattttattaatgagtttattattAATGGAATAAGCCAAGTAAAGATGTCATGGTGTCTTTTATTTCGAtagtcacggagcttcgtatcgcttcGCTTCCCTtgagaatgatgccgaaccgttggggttaggttcttagagaaattggttatggtcaAAATTAGGAAAAGGTGTTaaagagtctattatgtatgttgagatgattttctatgaatgaggaagaatgagaatgatgtcatgatgctatgtgattatgtacatgaaaagttatggagaaatgttgtgtaatgttaagtttatagGCTATAAAAGTTAATGGtatcagtaagtgtgtctaagggtatgggtacaaagtcACTGACTGTTAACcatgggtcgtggcagttgatggctggatgtatgggcgccagtcatcggttgttacgataagcgctagacggccagaagagctggtactctagattcccgccttggtttgtgcatttcatgatgtgtgtgctacaaggggctgggttgcattcacgtggggacatgctttgtgtgtgatgggatgtatgagcatttgcatgacccggttggtccaagagccaatttgggtatcctagatgagcatatgcatttagagcatgttgCATGTGTTAATTCTTATGTGTgagcgtagcagggcctgatgcttggtttatggggggccttgtcatcacgtttatgttacagaagcccttgcatttcttatgtgttgcattgcatggttctaatgttattgttattctggacgggagtaccgtgccaggtgtcgggagtaccgactcatgtgagcttcggctcggcttagatattagctcggggttggcccgagggaagaccaagatcgcggaagtatataATTATGTGATGTTtgacatgatgaacacatgagaatatgatgagAATCAagaaaagtatgtaacaagtatcaggaaaagacaaatgttgaatgtcaggaaaagccgaccatgtcaggaaaaggctggtctaaaagaatgatgaaatggtagcctatgttaggctgcagcaggtttgtatgcggaaCCTGGGCgtcaatgtgtgacttatgtgggcccttggttccttatgtgcagttaaatTTTATgctatgcatgtagaagtaaggtacgtatggatcatgacatggcgtgattgcattggcatgaatcgCATGGGGTGTCATGAGAAGAGTCCTACCCTAAACCCTCAACCTTcatttcatgagcttgctgagtctcgcgactcatgttgttttacatcattccaggtacgttcatcgggatttgggtccaggccgtcaagtcatggtagcaagtgcagagctctcccaaaactagatctTGGCGGTCATCGAGTCTTtgataaggttaatgtttacgttTTCGAAGTttgtcgtatgttatgtaagcccaggtgggccaaAGTAATGGATGATatgtaaaaatgattatgaggtgtgaaatgataaatgaatatgattttaataaggattTTTCATGAGTTGTAGTTGTGTGTTGTTCGGTATCGTTTTAGTAATGactctctcacggatcctcttggtgctcgggggctccgggaggcgggccgttacaataCATCTCCCCATTATTAAGCGTCcaaattcaataatttattcaaattaactcctcaataattaaaattgaatttagaataatattataCGAACAAACAACTTGACTACCGGGTTGACAAActcttttaaattacaaattaaccctccttccaaaattacaaattaaccCTCAGCTTTCTCACTCTCTGTTACTCCCAGTATTCTCATTCTCTTTCACTTTcactttcattctctctctctcaaacccactctATCTctcccccattctctctctcaaacccctGCCGGTTGCAATGTCTCCCCCCCTTTCTCAAACCTACTCTATTTCTTTCCCATTCTTTCTCTCAAACCCCTATGGGTTGTAGACTTGGAGTGTCTCCCCCCTCCCAccctctctcaaacccactttATCTcctcacattctctctctcaaacctctGCGGGTTTCAGTGTCCCCTCCTCCCCAACACATCGCTCTCGCACCATCGCTGCCCAAGGATGGCCCCACCATCTTCTTCACGCGTCGTTGACCTTTCAGCGTCGCTTGGACCGCCACCGTCAGGCCCCATCGCAGCTGTAAAagataacatttatatatacagttataaatattttaattttttacatgtacatatatacatttatatatatttatatattttctttttttctactgttatttttttttgcttctgttgtttttttttatggtgatttagctgttgaaatgaaaattaaaaaatataacttattttgaattatgaaagaacataattattttgattgtatacttgacaattgagtaaaaaatattagttgtgTTATTTTCGCTTATTTCAtctgttattaatttttcttcaatttgagGGTATTAATTAAATtgcttgatttaaattatttacttgtaaaattataacatttgtgtaaaataagattaatattttacttaaatcagATTGGAGTAAAATTACTTGGTAAAATTTTGGAGTAGTGTAAATCagtgtaaaataagattggTAAAATTATAACTTAGTAAAATTACTTAACTCAATGTAAAATAAGATTggagtaaaattaatatttttaagatcaaatctaatataattagatatattttttttattattttacaattaaatataacaacaattttttttcttattattttgcaGTCAGATGTAACAACAACACTCTTGATAGTTGtcattaaaaatgttaatattaatatatatataatgagatcacacaagtaattaaataatttattttctcatttaatatCACTTTAAATACCAACTTATTGCAACAATATCAATTATATCTTAAAATCATctctttttttgtattaaaattacagttcttaaataaataaataaaaaacataacagAGAGTGGGTGAAGTTTGGGCAGTTCGACCAGTGCAGCCGGGAGGAGGGGTAACGGCGGTGACACCATCCTTGGGCGACGGTGATGTGAGCAGCGGTGGTGCGTTCCTCCCTCAAGGCCAAGgataagggagagagagagtgagtgaagTTTGGACGGCTCTTGCTCGCGATGGCGGGTGGGGGCGAGACGGTGAAAGAGGCGGTATGGGGGGCAGGCGACGGTGGTCAGTGGCCGGTGGGGGGGGTGACGACGACGACGGTGATAGCGATGGCAGGCGGTGTTTGCGGTGTTGGCAGGGGAGACGGCCTGTGCAAGCATGGGGGCAACGACGGGTGGTGTTGGCATGGGAGACGGTAGTGGTGTCATCTTTGGGCGACGATTGTGCGAGTAGCAGTGGCGGGGTTGACGGAGGTACGAGAGCGGTGTGGGGGGCGGACGCTGCACTTGCAGGGGTGGGTTTAAGGGGTGCGATTTTGAGAGATAGTGGGAGAGAGACAGAGTGAGAGGatggttttgagagagagagagggggggtttGAAAATAGGCAggtaaatataaaattaactcaAATTGAAATCCAAATTATCGCAAGATTTTGACACTAAAATCTTGCGATAACTTGGGTTCGTCAACCCATACGTCAACTTGTAATTCCGTGTAGCATTATCCTTGAATTTAAgttatttatgataattaatattCTTTTCCAATTAACTTTGTCCAACGTTAAGTTGTAAAGGagctttataatttttattctttaatattagaagaaagaaacacaTGATCCAAAACGTACGGTACCATTAattttatattgctttcgatttttttttctattatacaTCGTTACTCGTGCCCCTCATCGAACCTGCCCCTAGGTCATCACAAGAGAGATAAACTGCGGGATATGCCTAAGTGGCCAGAGTTAGAGACTGCGTCCACTAACACTTACCAATGACCACCCCCATAAGAAATTACTTCCCTCAGGAATTAATCCCACACTAGTAACCTCCTGCATTACTCGTTACAACCTCTTCTTTTACCACTTGGCTGTGCCCGGGgtgcttttgatttttgaatggATTGTATCTGTATAgagtttataaaaaaaaaaattgtacaagTGATCAACccatgtaataaaaaaaaaaattactatttaaagataaatctgattaaaattaaattacatgaCTTTACTCTttaacataaaagaaaaaaaaaaaacaaagaaaacaaagttAGGGTCTGTTTGATtagtcatattttttattaaaaaaatgtcattttctacCTAAACTCTAGTTTTTGAGGTGTttaattgatcaaaattttcatgaaaaatattttctcacttaTGATCATGTAATactattttttcacttttgttaGAATTGGTTCTTATTAGGGGGGTTAGAAtcaattttttatagaaatggGAAAACCCACGCTCGCCTTTCCCTTCCACCACTGCCCATCAATGAAGAAAAAGGATCAATGACTAGAGAAGATGTAGGCGATAGCCATGGCAGCAACGATGGCAGTGGGCGGTGACTGGAGAAAACGTAGGTGATGACCATGGCAGTGATGGATCGTCCCTTCGTCGCCACGCTGTCAGTTCTCGATGTGCCGACAACAACTCAGGTTTTATCTCCATGAAAGACGATGATCTTGATGATGACCATAAAACTTGTGGGTTACAATGGGTTGAGATAGAAAGGCTgcctgtaatatcccaaaagtCCAAAGAATGGTATTATATAttaagaataagtaaggaatgaaacaacaccaactagatatcttttgggctgaatgtaggtaaagaacttttgggttaagcgtgtttgaatTGGGAAAACTTAAGAATAGATGACCACTGGGAAGTTCGTATAAACCTATCAGGATAAGTTACTCCGATCTTTTCTATTACTCGATACAGAATgttacatgtggtatcagagtcgactcTTAGACAatgcggtccgatgagggcaaTGAGTGGCACCGAGGTGCGAGGGTTTGAACAAGAAGCGGCTCTTAACAGGTTTATAGGATTACAGCTTCTAAAAGGGAGAAGATATGTGattagttgtaaggtcgcatgacgatgacatcatgtgctcaagggggagaatgtaataccccaagagtctagagaaatgtagtatatatcgagaataagtaaggaatgaaataatACTAGTTAAATATCTTTTGGATTAAATGTAAGCAAAGAACTCTTGGGTTAAGTGTGGTTGAGTTGGAGAAACTTAAGGATAAGTGACCCCTAAAAAGTTTGCGTAGATCCATCAAGATAAATTGTTAtgatatttcttatttattgctCGATACTGAATGTTACGTTGCCAACCTTTGAACGACTCAAGCTGTCCCTGTTTGATGTCAAG from Diospyros lotus cultivar Yz01 chromosome 6, ASM1463336v1, whole genome shotgun sequence encodes:
- the LOC127804890 gene encoding calcium uniporter protein 2, mitochondrial-like; amino-acid sequence: MAFRRNLAYRLFNISTKSTTTLLDCRISLASSVGRRSPAKVDPDPGDDGVLRRFLQWRPIYQSASAEARWTLSRGEKLLQKLRGMDISRDRIRLDGLIPPPVSPPEDKLTVLDARKLLRISQLEMVKSKLSQIKEDHISYADFVQICSEGCPNPAQGLEFAKILDESGTVIVLGDVVLLRPDQVVKAIQSVIPVPKARPEDPRWKELEEMEEQKAAIDGKAESLVRLELWGGLGYLVVQTAAFMRLTFWELSWDVMEPICFYVTSIYCMAGYAFFLRTSKEPSFEGFFQSRFNAKQTRLMKRQNFDVARYNELRRACYPPGQAASSSSTPTPPIVSNQ